A stretch of the Solanum dulcamara chromosome 6, daSolDulc1.2, whole genome shotgun sequence genome encodes the following:
- the LOC129892093 gene encoding uncharacterized membrane protein At3g27390, which translates to MEVPVGFLAKLCSFISFLPFFFLLFLLGLLKGLVIGPIVTVIISVGNSAVVIGLWPAHIIWTYYCVAKSKRLGWVLKIALLVSLPVPLILWPIVAIIGSLLGGIGYGFFAPLIATFEAIGESVTCKIYHCFTDGCISTLKGSCTVVRDFTDFCFHSYFSYMDELSAEIHPDEKPIEVKLSKLPSCILVSLLAIPVDVPLITALALWKSPFMLFRGWKRLLEDLIGREGPFLETVCVPFAGLAIFLWPLAVVGSVVASFFSSFALALYSGVVVHQEDSFHMGLAYILAAVSIFDEYTNDILDMREGSCFMRPKYRRNMSSSGGLDSKKSIEQRNEKEKGRSHSLKLVSHGSRTLKQAIQQYTPMQVWGWLFKSCEVNGRILLREGFIDVKDIEECIVKGDCKKLGIKLPAWSILQCLLVSAKSDSQGLLISDEVELTKSNWPKDKVFEWFLAPLLVMKEQIKKLQLGEDEEISLRKLIMCYKNERPEEWDNTGFPSTDTVRRAQLQALIRRLQGIVGSFSRVPTFRRRFKNLVKVLYLEAIQIGLIADTDGGSSKAGNRNRHQRVKGDKKNTDDEGEQNEQSSGDGDSIV; encoded by the exons atgGAAGTACCAGTAGGGTTCTTGGCCAAGCTTTGTAGCTTTAtatcttttcttcctttcttcttcttgcTCTTCCTCCTTGGCCTTCTCAAAG GATTAGTAATTGGCCCCATTGTGACAGTCATCATATCAGTTGGGAATTCAGCAGTTGTAATTGGGCTATGGCCTGCACATATTATCTGGACCTACTACTGTGTAGCAAA AAGCAAAAGGCTTGGATGGGTTTTGAAGATTGCACTACTGGTTTCATTGCCAGTTCCTCTGATTCTTTGGCCCATAGTAGCCATTATTGGGAGTCTTCTAGGTGGGATAGGGTATGGTTTTTTCGCTCCTTTGATTGCAACTTTTGAGGCTATTGGAGAGAGTGTCACTTGTAAGATTTATCACTGCTTCACG GACGGCTGTATTTCCACTCTTAAAGGGAGCTGCACAGTAGTTCGGGACTTTACAGACTTTTGCTTCCACTCTTACTTTTCTTATATGGACGAGCTTTCTGCGGAAATACATCCAGATGAGAAACCAATAGAAGTGAA GTTGTCAAAGCTGCCAAGTTGCATTTTGGTTTCTCTGCTTGCGATTCCAGTGGATGTGCCCCTTATTACAGCTCTTGCTCTTTGGAAGAGCCCATTCATGCTGTTCAGGGGCTGGAAGAGGCTACTAGAAGACTTAATTGGCAGGGAAGGCCCATTTCTGGAGACAGTTTGTGTACCTTTTGCTGGCCTTGCAATCTTTTTGTGGCCTTTAGCTGTTGTTGGATCCGTGGTAGCATCcttcttttcaagttttgctCTTGCACTTTACAGTGGGGTTGTGGTTCATCAG GAAGACTCGTTTCACATGGGACTTGCATACATCCTAGCAGCCGTTTCCATATTTGACGAATACACAAACGACATACTTGACATGAGGGAAGGGTCATGCTTCATGAG GCCTAAATATAGAAGAAATATGAGCTCCTCTGGAGGCCTTGACAGTAAGAAGTCAATTGAGCAGaggaatgaaaaagaaaaaggaagatcACACAGCTTGAAGCTTGTTTCACATGGATCAAGAACCCTGAAACAGGCAATCCAACAATATACGCCCATGCAG GTATGGGGTTGGCTCTTTAAATCCTGTGAGGTCAATGGCAGAATACTCCTACGTGAAGGCTTTATAGATGTCAAAGATATTGAGGAATGTATTGTCAAGGGGGACTGTAAGAAGCTAGGCATCAAATTGCCTGCTTGGTCCATTCTACAGTGTCTGCTTGTATCTGCAAAATCCGACTCTCAGGGCCTACTAATTT CTGATGAAGTGGAACTGACAAAGTCTAACTGGCCAAAGGATAAAGTGTTTGAGTGGTTCCTTGCGCCGCTCTTAGTCATGAAGGAGCAAATAAAAAAACTACAATTGGGAGAAGATGAGGAAATTAGCCTGAGGAAGTTGATAATGTGTTACAAAAATGAAAGGCCAGAGGAATGGGATAACACGGGATTTCCATCCACTGATACTGTGAGGAGAGCACAACTGCAAGCTTTAATTAGGAG GTTGCAGGGCATTGTTGGTTCATTTTCTCGGGTACCGACATTCAGAAGACGCTTCAAGAATTTGGTAAAGGTATTGTATTTGGAAGCAATCCAGATTGGTCTTATTGCCGACACTGATGGTGGAAGCTCAAAAGCTGGAAATAGAAATAGGCATCAACGTGTAAAGGGGGATAAGAAAAATACAGATGATGAGGGAGAGCAAAACGAGCAAAGCAGCGGAGATGGTGATAGTATTGTGTGA